Proteins encoded by one window of Macaca fascicularis isolate 582-1 chromosome 10, T2T-MFA8v1.1:
- the AIFM3 gene encoding apoptosis-inducing factor 3 isoform X18, with translation MGGCFSKPKPGVLSRGRVRCPWHGACFNISTGDLEDFPGLDSLHKFQVKIEKEKVYVRASKQALQLQRRTKVMAKCISPSAGYSSSTNVLIVGAGAAGLVCAETLRQEGFSDRIVLCTLDRHLPYDRPKLSKSLDTQPEQLALRPKEFFRAYGIEVLTEAQVVTVDVRNKKVVFKDGFKLEYSKLLLAPGSSPRTLSCKGKEMENVFTIRTPEDANRVVRLARGRNVVIVGAGFLGMEVAAYLTEKAHSVSVVELEETPFRRFLGERVGRALMKMFENNRVKFYMQTEVSELRGQEGKLKEVVLKSSKVVRADVCVVGIGAVAATGFLRQSGIGLDSRGFIPVNKMMQTNVPGVFAAGDAVTFPLAWRNNRKVNIPHWQMAHAQGRVAAQNMLAQEAEMNTVPYLWTAMFGKSLRYAGYGEGFDDVIIQGDLEELKFVAFYTKGDEVIAVASMNYDPIVSKVAEVLASGRAIRKREVETGDMSWLTGKGS, from the exons ATGGGTGGCTGTTTCTCCAAGCCCAAACCAG GCGTTCTGTCCCGTGGTCGCGTGCGCTGCCCCTGGCACGGCGCCTGCTTCAACATCAGCACTGGGGACCTGGAGGACTTCCCCGGCCTGGATAGTCTGCACAAGTTCCAG GTGAAGATTGAGAAGGAGAAGGTGTACGTCCGGGCCAGCAAGCAG GCCCTACAGCTGCAGCGAAGGACCAAGGTGATGGCCAAGTGtatctccccaagtgctgggtaCAGCAGTAGCACCAATGTGCTCATTGTGGGCGCAG GTGCAGCTGGCCTGGTGTGTGCAGAGACACTGCGGCAGGAGGGCTTCTCCGACCGGATCGTTCTGTGCACGCTAGACCGGCACCTTCCCTATGACCGTCCCAAGCTCAGCAAG TCCCTGGACACACAGCCTGAGCAGCTGGCCCTGAGGCCCAAGGAGTTTTTCCGAGCCTATGGCATCGAGGTGCTCACCGAGGCTCAG GTGGTCACAGTGGATGTGAGAAACAAGAAGGTCGTGTTCAAGGATGGCTTCAAGCTGGAGTACAGCAAGCTGCTGCTGGCGCCAGGGAGCAG CCCCAGGACTCTGAGCTgcaaaggcaaagaaatggaGAACGTGTTCACCATCCGGACGCCAGAGGATGCCAATCGCGTGGTGAGGCTGGCCCGAGGCCGCAATGTGGTCATCGTGGGAGCCGGCTTCCTGG GGATGGAGGTGGCCGCTTACCTGACGGAGAAGGCCCACTCCGTGTCTGTGGTGGAGCTGGAGGAGACGCCCTTCAGGAGGTTCTTGGGGGAGCGCGTGGGTCGTGCCCTCATGAAG ATGTTTGAGAACAACCGGGTGAAGTTCTACATGCAGACTGAGGTGTCAGAGCTGCGGGGCCAGGAGGGAAAG ctGAAGGAGGTTGTGCTGAAGAGCAGCAAGGTCGTGCGGGCTGACGTCTGCGTGGTTGGCATTG GTGCAGTGGCCGCCACAGGCTTCCTGAGGCAGAGCGGCATCGGTCTGGATTCCCGAGGCTTCATCCCTGTCAACAAG ATGATGCAGACCAATGTCCCAGGCGTGTTCGCAGCTGGTGATGCCGTCACCTTCCCCCTTGCCTGGAGGAACAACCGGAAAGTGAATATTCCACATTGGCAGATGGCTCATGCTCAGG GGCGCGTGGCAGCCCAGAACATGTTGGCGCAGGAAGCGGAGATGAACACCGTGCCCTACCTCTGGACCGCCATGTTTGGCAAGAGCCTGCGCTACGCGG GCTACGGAGAAGGCTTCGACGACGTCATCATCCAGGGGGATCTGGAGGAGCTGAAGTTTGTGGCTTTTTACACTAA AGGCGACGAGGTGATCGCCGTGGCCAGCATGAACTACGATCCCATTGTGTCCAAGGTCGCTGAGGTTCTGGCCTCAGGCCGTGCCATCCGGAAGCGGGAGGtgga GACTGGCGACATGTCTTGGCTTACAGGGAAAGGATCCTGA
- the AIFM3 gene encoding apoptosis-inducing factor 3 isoform X12 has translation MGGCFSKPKPVELKIEVVLPEKERGKEELSASGKGSPRAYQGNGTARHFHTEERLPTPHPYPSPQDCVEAAVCHVKDLENGQMREVELGWGKVLLVKDNGEFHALGHKCPHYGAPLVKGVLSRGRVRCPWHGACFNISTGDLEDFPGLDSLHKFQVKIEKEKVYVRASKQALQLQRRTKVMAKCISPSAGYSSSTNVLIVGAGAAGLVCAETLRQEGFSDRIVLCTLDRHLPYDRPKLSKSLDTQPEQLALRPKEFFRAYGIEVLTEAQVVTVDVRNKKVVFKDGFKLEYSKLLLAPGSSPRTLSCKGKEMENVFTIRTPEDANRVVRLARGRNVVIVGAGFLGMEVAAYLTEKAHSVSVVELEETPFRRFLGERVGRALMKMFENNRVKFYMQTEVSELRGQEGKLKEVVLKSSKVVRADVCVVGIVAATGFLRQSGIGLDSRGFIPVNKMMQTNVPGVFAAGDAVTFPLAWRNNRKVNIPHWQMAHAQGRVAAQNMLAQEAEMNTVPYLWTAMFGKSLRYAGYGEGFDDVIIQGDLEELKFVAFYTKGDEVIAVASMNYDPIVSKVAEVLASGRAIRKREVETGDMSWLTGKGS, from the exons ATGGGTGGCTGTTTCTCCAAGCCCAAACCAG TGGAGCTCAAGATCGAGGTGGTGCTGCCTGAGAAAGAACGAGGCAAGGAGGAGCTGTCGGCCAGTGGGAAGGGCAGCCCCCGGGCCTACCAGGGCAACGGCACGGCCCGCCACTTCCACACGGAGGAGCGCCTGCCCACCCCTCACCCCTACCCCAGCCCTCAGGATTGTGTGGAGGCTGCTGTCTGCCACGTCAAGGATCTCGAGAATGGCCA GATGCGGGAAGTGGAGCTGGGCTGGGGGAAGGTGTTGCTGGTGAAGGACAATGGGGAGTTCCACGCCCTGGGCCATAAGTGTCCGCACTACGGCGCACCCCTGGTGAAAG GCGTTCTGTCCCGTGGTCGCGTGCGCTGCCCCTGGCACGGCGCCTGCTTCAACATCAGCACTGGGGACCTGGAGGACTTCCCCGGCCTGGATAGTCTGCACAAGTTCCAG GTGAAGATTGAGAAGGAGAAGGTGTACGTCCGGGCCAGCAAGCAG GCCCTACAGCTGCAGCGAAGGACCAAGGTGATGGCCAAGTGtatctccccaagtgctgggtaCAGCAGTAGCACCAATGTGCTCATTGTGGGCGCAG GTGCAGCTGGCCTGGTGTGTGCAGAGACACTGCGGCAGGAGGGCTTCTCCGACCGGATCGTTCTGTGCACGCTAGACCGGCACCTTCCCTATGACCGTCCCAAGCTCAGCAAG TCCCTGGACACACAGCCTGAGCAGCTGGCCCTGAGGCCCAAGGAGTTTTTCCGAGCCTATGGCATCGAGGTGCTCACCGAGGCTCAG GTGGTCACAGTGGATGTGAGAAACAAGAAGGTCGTGTTCAAGGATGGCTTCAAGCTGGAGTACAGCAAGCTGCTGCTGGCGCCAGGGAGCAG CCCCAGGACTCTGAGCTgcaaaggcaaagaaatggaGAACGTGTTCACCATCCGGACGCCAGAGGATGCCAATCGCGTGGTGAGGCTGGCCCGAGGCCGCAATGTGGTCATCGTGGGAGCCGGCTTCCTGG GGATGGAGGTGGCCGCTTACCTGACGGAGAAGGCCCACTCCGTGTCTGTGGTGGAGCTGGAGGAGACGCCCTTCAGGAGGTTCTTGGGGGAGCGCGTGGGTCGTGCCCTCATGAAG ATGTTTGAGAACAACCGGGTGAAGTTCTACATGCAGACTGAGGTGTCAGAGCTGCGGGGCCAGGAGGGAAAG ctGAAGGAGGTTGTGCTGAAGAGCAGCAAGGTCGTGCGGGCTGACGTCTGCGTGGTTGGCATTG TGGCCGCCACAGGCTTCCTGAGGCAGAGCGGCATCGGTCTGGATTCCCGAGGCTTCATCCCTGTCAACAAG ATGATGCAGACCAATGTCCCAGGCGTGTTCGCAGCTGGTGATGCCGTCACCTTCCCCCTTGCCTGGAGGAACAACCGGAAAGTGAATATTCCACATTGGCAGATGGCTCATGCTCAGG GGCGCGTGGCAGCCCAGAACATGTTGGCGCAGGAAGCGGAGATGAACACCGTGCCCTACCTCTGGACCGCCATGTTTGGCAAGAGCCTGCGCTACGCGG GCTACGGAGAAGGCTTCGACGACGTCATCATCCAGGGGGATCTGGAGGAGCTGAAGTTTGTGGCTTTTTACACTAA AGGCGACGAGGTGATCGCCGTGGCCAGCATGAACTACGATCCCATTGTGTCCAAGGTCGCTGAGGTTCTGGCCTCAGGCCGTGCCATCCGGAAGCGGGAGGtgga GACTGGCGACATGTCTTGGCTTACAGGGAAAGGATCCTGA